Part of the Aerosakkonema funiforme FACHB-1375 genome, CTTCCTGCAATAGCTCGTATTATCAACCAAGCTAATCATCCACTTTTAGTCAGCGATACGAATCCAGAGCCGATTTTTGCTCTCAGCTATCTGCTCGATCCAAAAGTCCGGCTTCAGTTGCTAGTTAAACCAAACGTACCTCAAATTTCCCAAGGTTTTAGCGATGTTTTTTTATATAAGCCTTCTGACGAACTGCGAATGGAACTGGATAAGGAACAAAGTTATCAGAGTAAGCCAATGCAAGAGTTAGGCAAGTTCCAAGATCATCTTTGGAAGTTAGAAAAAAAGTCTAACTTTACTAATTCAGTCAATTAATTTTTCAAATACCTTTTGTTAAACCGATCGGGAACTTTTCGCTCGGATAAAGTTTTCTTGTTTGATTGTTTGGGATCGATTTCGCTTTCTTCATTGGATGGGATACCAATTAATACACTGGTGGCGACATAAATAATCCAAAATATACTCTTTCCTTCGGGAGTTAAGTCTTGACTGACGTTGAATATAAACATAAATGTCAGGTATTCCAACGCCCAAATACCAGATGGTGTTTTGGTCAATCGCGCCCAATTTAGCGCTCGGATGTAGGTGCTGATATATCCCATTAAAAATATCGATAGACCTAATAAGCCTAAAATTGCCCAAACTTGTACTACTCCATTATGGGCGTGGGGTGGGTCCCAACCGAGCGATCGCCATACGTGAGCGCCTCCACTTTCCCAACTCCAGAAAGCGCCGTATCCCCACCCCAACAAAGGACGCTCCCAGATTTTATCAAATACAGCTTCCCACAATTTATCCCTGCCGCTAAATGTTAGGTCTTTGCCTATGGAAGCAGCTGCTTCTGCGGCATTATCTACCAGCCATACGGTGGAAGATCCCCCTAATAATAACCCCATCAGGCAGATAGGTAGGATCAGGACAAAGTTCCATCGTAAAGCTTTGTAGAGGGGAAACAAACCGATTAAGGCGATGATAGTAATAAAACCTGTTCCAGATCTGGAAAACTTTACCAAGATGACTGAAATGGCAAACACAAACCAGCAGATTTGGCTGTACTTGCGGTTAGTTCGATCGTGACATAAAAAAACTATTACGGCGACGCTCATGGCCCTAGCCATAATGTTTTTTTGTACGAAGACTCCTTTCCAAGATCCCGTATGGTTTCCGCCAGCTTGATTGGCTTGCATTACCCCGACAGAAGGCATGGCTACAGCATAAAATAAGCTGGTCAAAGCTGCGAAGCCCAAGGGTAAAGCCAACATTTTTAGCAACCCTCGTAAGTTTTTACAACGGTAAGCTAGGTAATAAGCAAATAGGGTAGTACATACCAATTCGTAACTTTCATATACTGTTTCCCCAGGTAGTTCAGACCACAAAGCTGAGATAATGGCAATTCCCACTAGGGTTAGGATAAATTTGTCTTTCGCCGCCACGCGAAGAATTTGTTTCCACCGCAATATCACGATCAAAAGCGTGAAAGGATTGATTAAATACCAAACTCTTCTTAATAAGCTACCCCAGGGTTCTATAGGTTCAAAAGCGTTTGTCGCCGCTAAGATTGTTAAAAATACAAACCCATCTTCTGCTAGCTTGATCAGATTTTTCATCTTTTTATCTCGCTGTAGAGAGAGGTGTAGCGATGAGCTTGGATTTCTTGGGTGAATTCTTGTTCGGCTTTGGCGCGAGCGCGATATGATAACTTTTTATGTCGCTCTGGATTTTCTAGTACCCAGGCAATTCCTTTGGCTAAATCTTCTGTTTGGTAAGGTTCGGCTAGATATCCGTTTTGCTGGTGTTCGATAATGTCAGGTATACCGCCGATATTGAAGGCGACGGATGGTGTACCGCAGGCGATCGCTTCGACAATTGTATTGGGTAAGTTATCTTCAACTGAAGATGCTACAAAAACGTCTGCGGCTGAATAAATTAGTGCTAGGGATAAATCGTCACCGATTTGACCTAAATAATTGCATTTAAAGCCTAATTCTGTGTCATCGCCGGATTCAGATGCACCAAATACTACTAACTCGGTTTTTTCTTTCCATGCTGTTTTGCTTAAGCTTTCTAAAGCTGGTTGCAGGAGGTGAAATCCTTTTCTGCGATCGCTAGTTGCAGCAGTAGCTCCAAACAGGATGAGATGCTTATCTTGAGGTAATTGTAGCAGTTCTCTTGCTTGTTTTTTATCGATCGGTCTATAAATTTTGGTGTCGATTCCGTTAGGAATTACTTCTATTCGCTGCTCTTTAAATAATGAACTGGCTTTAGCACATTTTGCTAGCCATTTACTGGGAGTTACAATAGTTATATTAATATTTTGCCAGGATTTGGCTTTGCGCTGCCATATCCAGCGGGATAAGTCTTTGTTTTTACTGCTGTGCAGGTGGGGACAAGCGCCGCAGGAATTGATATAGCGATCGCATCCTTGACTGTAATGACAACCGCCTGTAAACGCCCACATATCGTGCAGCGTCCAAACTATTGGTTTATTTAATTTAGCAATTTTGGCAAGGCTTTCTATTCTTAAATAGCCAGCACAAACCCAATGTAAATTAATTATATCTGGTTGTATTTTAGCGATTTTACTAGCAATTGAATCTGGAACCCACTGGGGGGAGAATATACTGCGATCGCGATTGGGATAAGTTTTTAATACTATATTATCTATCAAAAGTGCCAGATTTGTCCATTCTCTTTTGAATCCAGTATCTTCTCCCCAAATAGTTTTTTCGTCTCGTGTTTTTTCCCCTACAATCATAATCGAATCCGATCCCGATCGCTGCAAAGCTTGGTGTAGGCGGTAAGCAGCTGCATAAGCACCTCCTCTCCCATCAGATCTACTAATTATACAAACTTTCATTATCTAAATAACTCCATATTTTTGATAAGTAATTACTTATTTCTGCCCTATTTCACCCTGGTTTTATCGCTTCCATAAATAAGGAATCGGGTTTTCTAATTTTCCCTGCGATCGTATCCAACTCGTAGCTGTTAAAATTAGGAATACCGCTCTCATCAGCACGACAAACGCGCACATCTACAAATCCCGCATTTTCCAGCAGTCGCCGCAACGAAAAGCGATCGTACATCCAGCGGTGAATTTCTCCCGAATTCCGAAATAATCCTTCTTCTAACGCCATTTTCCCCTTTTTACCTGCAATTGACTTAGCTAAAATTAGCAACAATTTGCTTTGCAAATTTTCCATATACCAGGATATTTTCTTAGACTTAATTTTTTCCCAGATCGTTCTTTTTTCCTTAGCAGTTTGTTCATCCCAAAACTGTTCTGCTTCTTTACCGATCCGACTCAAAATAAATTCTTTGTTTTTTAGATCTGGGCTATTTAAAAACTTGCCCATTTCACCGCCAGTAAAACTACGAACATTTTGATCGTAAAGTTCCAACATCATCCAATCATAGTCTGCTTCTGCTTCTTTTACACCCACTTCCACCAATTCTAATAAACGCAGATATTCCCGGACTATTCCTTCTAGATCCGGTACAACTACCCTGATTATTCCTTTTGGTTTCAAAACTCGTAAAGCTTCTTTTAGATGAAATTTCACTTCATCTATGGTAAGATGTTCTATAACGTGAGAGCTATAACAAACATCAAAATAATTGTTAGCATAAGGTAACCCTTTTCTGAGATCGTAACTTTGCACATCAGGCGAGAACGATGCCATATCGATATTCGTCCAAGCCGGATGAAAAACAGAACCACAACCGATATTTAAAAGCTGCATATTCATCTGATTAGTTTCTGTGGATAAACTTTTCATCTATTTTTCTCCAAGCGTCTAAATTTAGCTTAAGATTACTTTCTATTTTTTCATATTCATCTTTATATTTTTCGCGCAATCGTTTATAAGTATCGAGCTTAATAGGCTTTGGCTTTTGCTGTGTTGTTACCAGGTTTAGTAAAAAATCTCGTCCCTCTTTAGTATTATACAATTTTATTTGATAATTCCTGTCTAAATATCTCGAAACTGAATCTTTAAATTTGGTAATTCTTCTCATCGCAAATGAAATATAAGTATGCACTACTTTTCGAGAAGGATTTTTAGCTTCTTCTTGTAAATCATCGCAGGGACTAATTTCTAGGAATTGCCAAAGGTTATTTAAAAATTCTCTTGGTTCTTTAATAAAATCCTCAAACAAACCTATAAATACATTATGTCCAAATAACTCCAAATATCGACTCACTTGTTCGTGGTACAGACCTGAGCTAAAATACATATAGTTATAGTAATACTGCGGCTCAAAAAAGTTAGGGATTTTTTTATTTTGCCGTTGCGTTTCTTTGGCTAAAGCTTCCTCAAACGTTCTCGCATATTCATACCCATCCTGAGTCATCCAATTATACAGAGAATAAGCTCGCTGAATGGGATTGCGTAACATGATAATTATTTTGGCATTAGGATTAAAATCATAAAGTCTTTGCGGGCTACCAGGATCGGTTAGATATGCTGTAGATGCTTCCCCAATATATTTTTGATTATCTGCGTTAGCGAATATCTTTAAATATTCTTTTTCATCTGTTATTCCCACCAAGTTGGAAAAGTAGCAAGGTTCTTTTACCAGTTCATCTTCTGGCATAAAAATATCAGGATGCTGTCCGAGAAGATACCAAAGAGAACTTGTACCTGCTTTCGCAGCACCGCAGATAAATAAATTTGGCAATTTAGCATTTTTCTCCATCTTAACCTCTTTCTAATTATGGCAAAGTTTAAAAATTATATCCAATCAACTGTGCAACTTCTCTTGTTGCATCTTCCAGGTATTTTTTATCGACTTCGTTTAAACTTTTACCTCCCGTTGCTTCTCCTTTGCGAACAAAGCGAGTTTCTTGAGTTTTTATTACATAAGTAGATCTGTGAACTTCTTCTGATTTTCTCATATTTTCTTTGGAACTCAATTCAATGGCTTCTTTTAATTCACCATCTGTCATTTTTATTCCTAGTATATCCATCAACCGATCCAAATTTGCTTGGGGATTTTTGATAAACTCTTCGTAATAAAATAGTTGAATATTTTGCCCTTCTTTATTACTTACATACCAACCTTTTGTATGCTGATTCCATGCTTCTGTGCCAAATTTGCGATCGCGTATTAACTCAGATACTGTCCAACTGTCTGGAATAGCCCCAAAAGATTTCAGATAGTGATAGTACGATATCAACACATCTCTCGGATCTCGTACCATAAAAATTACCCGCTGATAGTAGGGATTGTATGCGCTGTGACTTTTGATAATTCTCGGTAAATCTGTACGTCCAAACGGCCCTTCATAGCGGAGATTTCTAGAAAATGTCAGGGAAGGAATAATATCGTGGACTGTAAAAAAATTTACTTCTCGTTCAATTTGGTAATGTACTTTGAGCGCATTGGCAATTAAAAACCGTAACCAGGTATTACCTGATTTGGGATAAGATACTAGAAATACATCTTCAGCTTGATGATTTGCTGGCAATTCTTTTTGGTAACTTTTTTCTATAGGAATCTGGCGGATTCTTTTGATGCGATTGGCAATTTTATTTGGCAGTGATTTCATGTTTTTAATTATCTCCTTTTATGCTTATTGCAAATATACGTTCTGGTATGGCAACAGCGATAATTTTGAGTCGATACCAAACAATGATTGACATCGAACCGTTCCATATTAACGAAGTTATTGCTGTTACTAAAGCAGTTCCGAATGCACCGTAAATAGGAGTTATAGCTATATTCAATCCTATGTTAATAGTTGCGCTAATAGCCAGAATTTTGGCTGAATCGCCGTGATATCCGGTCATGTTCAGTAATAATGATACTGGGCCTGACATGGCGTTAATTAACTGACTGACTATTAACACGACAAGGATAGGATAGCTAGCCGTAAATTCTGCGCCAAACAAACTGAGTAATTGGCGGCCAAAAATCAGTAAGATGACGGCAATTGATAGGGATATGGCGAATACAATCCAAACGCCTATTCTAACTATACGCTGAAGTTCAGTTCTTTCGCCCTTAGCGTGAAGGCTGGCGACCAAAGGTGCGAGAATTGAGTTAACGGCAACGAGGATAAATACTAATAATTCAGCTATTTTACTCGCCACTGCATACATACCTACTTGCTTAGTGCCTAGCGTTGCACCGAGTACGATCGTACCTGTTTGGGCTACTACCATATTAAAGCCAGTTACCAACACCATCGCTAAGGCAGCCCGAAACCATTCATTAGATTTGAAGATAGGTTGGCTGACTCTAACTTCTTTTGGTAGAACTTGAATAAGCAAGTAAAAGCTGATGCCCAGAGCTACAGCAACTGCTACTAACCTGATGCTCATAGCAGTTGTAGCATCTAAATCCGACTTAAACCAAACAGCTGCAATTACTGTTCCTACCAATACCAGCAGGGGAACTAAAACTTCTTGCGGTAATTGCCCTTGAATGATTTTTTTCAAAGCACGCAATCTTGACTGCTGTACTTCCAAGGCGGTGCTGAGAGGCAATAGGGCACCCGCGATCCAAAAGGTATGCAAAAGTTCTAGACTGTATCGAGCCTGGAAAATCCAACTAACTAATCCCAGACATAAGCCTGCACCGATCGAAATTAGCAAAATAACTTGACTGCTGTAGCGCAAATAACCGCCCAAAAGTCCATAAGCTTGTTGAGTGCTGTATGCTGCTACAAATCGCACGGATGCCGTATCGAAGCCAAGTTTTCCCACTACTCCCAATACGGTAATCCAAGTAATAGCGTAAATATAACTACCGTAACTTCCCACACCCAACAAACGCGCCAGCACTACTTGAGTGATAAAGTTAATTCCCGTTCCCGTCATTCTAATGGCGAAACTGCTAGCAGCACCTCTAGCGAGGGTAGCTGCATTGCCTTCTCCCATCAAACGGCTACGCAGTAAATTAATTTTGGCTTTCAAGTTCTCAAATCTGCTCACGGGTATATATTGGAGGGTGCGGGTTGAGTGTAAAATTTACCGTGGTCGAGCTTGGTCAAAGGCGCGAGCGATCGCATTCCATGCTAACTTCGGTTTCAAGTCTCTGTCGAATGGCAACGGTCTGACTGGCGAGCCATCCGGTCTGGCTCTCAACTCGGACAGCCAAGTATGGCGATCGCTCAATCCCCAATTTAACACTGCCACTACCGCAGGTTCATCCAATACTACTGATAGATAATCTTCATAAGTTTTGGCGACAATGCGATCGCGTTCTGCCTCGTCTTGAGGTAAATTTAGATCCGTCACATCCAACTCGGTAATCAATATTTTCAGTCCCAGAGACGCTACATCGCTCAAAAACTTGCGATATTTTTCTGGATTAAAACGAACTTCATCTCCCCACAGATGACTTTGGATACCCAAAGCTTGCACGGGTACACCTTTCGATTTTAAACGCTCCAACAACTTAAAGATTACCGTTCGCATTGTTTCCCCTTCACGGGTATCGTATTGCACTCGGTTATCGTTATATACCAACAACGCATTCGGGTCAGCTTCAGCAGCGGCGCGAAAAGCTATTTCAATATAATCTGGCCCCAAAAAATCCAGCCAAGGCGAGTTACGCAAACCATCAGAACGTCCATCCCAAGGATAAACAGCCTCATTTACCACATCCCAAGAGTGCATCTTCCCAGCGTAACGTCCCGCCACCCCTTTAATATGATCGACCATGATCTTTTCGGCATTTTGGGCGTTGACTGTTTCTTTGAACCAATCTGGTAAAAGATTATGCCAAACCAAGGTATGTCCGCGAAACAACATATTGTGTTTCTGCGTATAGTCTAACAGCCAATCACTGCGAGTAAAATTAAATGTAGTTGGGGTGGGGCGAAGACCTTTCATTTTCAGCATTCCTTCTGGAACTAGGATGCCGCATTCTTTGCCAAAGCGATCGGCAAATTCTGGATCTTTGAGTAAAATCGCATAATCACTTGCTGCTCCATAAATCAATCCTTTCGCTGCTGCTCTTTCTCGCATAGATTTGTCTCCCTGAACTGTAAAATCTGTATTGGCTGCGGCCATTGCTTGTGCCCAGTTTTGCCATTGCTTATTTTTACTTAGGCCGAGCGAAGCACTTACACCAGCCAAAGCACCAACACCAAATACTAAAGCACGTCTTCTTGAGAATACCCTGTTTTTGTGCATAAAATATCATTTTTCAAAAGCCCAAGCCAGCGCTCTGTCTATTAGCTCCGGCTCTAATATAATATCTTTATTTAATGATGGATCTCGGTATAGTATATTCCGCTTTACCGAATCGGGATACAACATTTCGCCTTTGCCCAAAACACCCAACCAAGGCAGTTGCAATCTAGCGGCCATTTTTCGATACATAGTTTGCACGTATTCGGGAGAAAACAACTCAATTATTTTAGTATTGGGCTGACAGAAAGCTATATTTGATAATCCCGCTCCGTGAGGGGCGATAATAACTTCTGCATTGTGGAACAAGTTTACTTGCTCCTGAATAGTTTTTTCTTCTAATCTAACTGTGACAAAATTATATTTACTTAGCTGCTCTAGCATTTGCGCTTGATTTCTCAATTTTCGTACTGCCGTACCGCTTCGATCGATAAATAATCTAATTTTTTTACT contains:
- a CDS encoding sulfotransferase domain-containing protein encodes the protein MKSLPNKIANRIKRIRQIPIEKSYQKELPANHQAEDVFLVSYPKSGNTWLRFLIANALKVHYQIEREVNFFTVHDIIPSLTFSRNLRYEGPFGRTDLPRIIKSHSAYNPYYQRVIFMVRDPRDVLISYYHYLKSFGAIPDSWTVSELIRDRKFGTEAWNQHTKGWYVSNKEGQNIQLFYYEEFIKNPQANLDRLMDILGIKMTDGELKEAIELSSKENMRKSEEVHRSTYVIKTQETRFVRKGEATGGKSLNEVDKKYLEDATREVAQLIGYNF
- a CDS encoding flippase; translation: MSRFENLKAKINLLRSRLMGEGNAATLARGAASSFAIRMTGTGINFITQVVLARLLGVGSYGSYIYAITWITVLGVVGKLGFDTASVRFVAAYSTQQAYGLLGGYLRYSSQVILLISIGAGLCLGLVSWIFQARYSLELLHTFWIAGALLPLSTALEVQQSRLRALKKIIQGQLPQEVLVPLLVLVGTVIAAVWFKSDLDATTAMSIRLVAVAVALGISFYLLIQVLPKEVRVSQPIFKSNEWFRAALAMVLVTGFNMVVAQTGTIVLGATLGTKQVGMYAVASKIAELLVFILVAVNSILAPLVASLHAKGERTELQRIVRIGVWIVFAISLSIAVILLIFGRQLLSLFGAEFTASYPILVVLIVSQLINAMSGPVSLLLNMTGYHGDSAKILAISATINIGLNIAITPIYGAFGTALVTAITSLIWNGSMSIIVWYRLKIIAVAIPERIFAISIKGDN
- a CDS encoding endo-1,4-beta-xylanase — translated: MHKNRVFSRRRALVFGVGALAGVSASLGLSKNKQWQNWAQAMAAANTDFTVQGDKSMRERAAAKGLIYGAASDYAILLKDPEFADRFGKECGILVPEGMLKMKGLRPTPTTFNFTRSDWLLDYTQKHNMLFRGHTLVWHNLLPDWFKETVNAQNAEKIMVDHIKGVAGRYAGKMHSWDVVNEAVYPWDGRSDGLRNSPWLDFLGPDYIEIAFRAAAEADPNALLVYNDNRVQYDTREGETMRTVIFKLLERLKSKGVPVQALGIQSHLWGDEVRFNPEKYRKFLSDVASLGLKILITELDVTDLNLPQDEAERDRIVAKTYEDYLSVVLDEPAVVAVLNWGLSDRHTWLSELRARPDGSPVRPLPFDRDLKPKLAWNAIARAFDQARPR
- a CDS encoding glycosyltransferase family 4 protein, coding for MKVCIISRSDGRGGAYAAAYRLHQALQRSGSDSIMIVGEKTRDEKTIWGEDTGFKREWTNLALLIDNIVLKTYPNRDRSIFSPQWVPDSIASKIAKIQPDIINLHWVCAGYLRIESLAKIAKLNKPIVWTLHDMWAFTGGCHYSQGCDRYINSCGACPHLHSSKNKDLSRWIWQRKAKSWQNINITIVTPSKWLAKCAKASSLFKEQRIEVIPNGIDTKIYRPIDKKQARELLQLPQDKHLILFGATAATSDRRKGFHLLQPALESLSKTAWKEKTELVVFGASESGDDTELGFKCNYLGQIGDDLSLALIYSAADVFVASSVEDNLPNTIVEAIACGTPSVAFNIGGIPDIIEHQQNGYLAEPYQTEDLAKGIAWVLENPERHKKLSYRARAKAEQEFTQEIQAHRYTSLYSEIKR
- a CDS encoding O-antigen ligase family protein → MKNLIKLAEDGFVFLTILAATNAFEPIEPWGSLLRRVWYLINPFTLLIVILRWKQILRVAAKDKFILTLVGIAIISALWSELPGETVYESYELVCTTLFAYYLAYRCKNLRGLLKMLALPLGFAALTSLFYAVAMPSVGVMQANQAGGNHTGSWKGVFVQKNIMARAMSVAVIVFLCHDRTNRKYSQICWFVFAISVILVKFSRSGTGFITIIALIGLFPLYKALRWNFVLILPICLMGLLLGGSSTVWLVDNAAEAAASIGKDLTFSGRDKLWEAVFDKIWERPLLGWGYGAFWSWESGGAHVWRSLGWDPPHAHNGVVQVWAILGLLGLSIFLMGYISTYIRALNWARLTKTPSGIWALEYLTFMFIFNVSQDLTPEGKSIFWIIYVATSVLIGIPSNEESEIDPKQSNKKTLSERKVPDRFNKRYLKN
- a CDS encoding class I SAM-dependent methyltransferase; this translates as MKSLSTETNQMNMQLLNIGCGSVFHPAWTNIDMASFSPDVQSYDLRKGLPYANNYFDVCYSSHVIEHLTIDEVKFHLKEALRVLKPKGIIRVVVPDLEGIVREYLRLLELVEVGVKEAEADYDWMMLELYDQNVRSFTGGEMGKFLNSPDLKNKEFILSRIGKEAEQFWDEQTAKEKRTIWEKIKSKKISWYMENLQSKLLLILAKSIAGKKGKMALEEGLFRNSGEIHRWMYDRFSLRRLLENAGFVDVRVCRADESGIPNFNSYELDTIAGKIRKPDSLFMEAIKPG
- a CDS encoding sulfotransferase domain-containing protein; translation: MEKNAKLPNLFICGAAKAGTSSLWYLLGQHPDIFMPEDELVKEPCYFSNLVGITDEKEYLKIFANADNQKYIGEASTAYLTDPGSPQRLYDFNPNAKIIIMLRNPIQRAYSLYNWMTQDGYEYARTFEEALAKETQRQNKKIPNFFEPQYYYNYMYFSSGLYHEQVSRYLELFGHNVFIGLFEDFIKEPREFLNNLWQFLEISPCDDLQEEAKNPSRKVVHTYISFAMRRITKFKDSVSRYLDRNYQIKLYNTKEGRDFLLNLVTTQQKPKPIKLDTYKRLREKYKDEYEKIESNLKLNLDAWRKIDEKFIHRN